The proteins below are encoded in one region of Dioscorea cayenensis subsp. rotundata cultivar TDr96_F1 chromosome 18, TDr96_F1_v2_PseudoChromosome.rev07_lg8_w22 25.fasta, whole genome shotgun sequence:
- the LOC120282872 gene encoding probable disease resistance protein At1g58602, with product MLPKLTNLHKLNISDVSGDYANALHSSLQILLQLVSLTIQGSAIPFDSVITAFSNQRCLKKFVLYGKLNCRQLPRNDLFPQQLEKLVFLYSELEHEPMATLEKMQHLKYLVLGDTYQGKKMICSATGFPQLLSLDFRGSDELEEWMIEENAMPYLRNLKIRKCPNLKMIPEGLKNVQLDKLVLEDVSEELKTRITENTIEDWHKIQHVPKISIK from the coding sequence ATGCTGCCAAAGCTCACAAATCTACACAAATTGAATATTAGTGATGTCTCAGGTGATTATGCCAATGCACTACATTCATCACTCCAGATATTGCTTCAGCTTGTCTCTTTAACCATACAAGGATCTGCAATTCCTTTTGATAGTGTCATTACAGCCTTTTCCAATCAACGTTGCCTCAAGAAATTTGTTCTTTATGGAAAGTTAAACTGCAGACAGCTTCCACGCAATGATTTATTTCCTCAACAACTAGAGAAACTAGTCTTTCTTTATTCTGAATTGGAGCACGAGCCAATGGCAACACTAGAGAAGATGCAACATCTCAAATATCTAGTACTTGGAGACACATATCAAGGCAAAAAGATGATATGTTCGGCGACAGGTTTCCCACAACTATTGTCCTTGGATTTCCGTGGCTCTGATGAACTTGAGGAGTGGATGATAGAGGAGAACGCAATGCCATATCTCAGAAATTTAAAAATCCGTAAGTGTCCAAATTTGAAGATGATTCCAGAAGGACTAAAGAATGTGCAACTTGATAAATTGGTATTGGAGGATGTGTCTGAAGAATTAAAAACTAGGATTACAGAGAATACTATAGAAGACTGGCACAAGATACAACATGTGCCCAAAATCTCCATTAAATAG